The DNA segment GCGCTGAAACGCTGGCAGCACGCCGTAGCCTATCTCGACCGTTCCGGCATCGGGCGGCCCTTTGAAGCCCGCGTCGCCGACGAGCGTGCGCGCCGAGTCATCGAGCAGCAGCCAGACTCCCCAGCCAAGCCAGGCGGGATCGCGCGCCAGGTGATCGGCATAAAACGGCAGCAGATCGCATAGATCCGGTGTCGGCCACGCGGCGGGCACGTGCGCGCCCACCAGATTTTCAAGCTCAGCGCGCTGGCTTATAGCCGCGCGCGCCATCTCCTCCGAACACGGCAGGAGTCGCAGCCGCGCTGTTTCAAGCTGAAGCACTCTGCATCCTTCCCGTTCGCTGCCCTGATAGAAGCGCCTTTATAGAAGCGCCTTTTTGAGATCAATAACAGATGCATCACTGCTGAGGCATCTCAACAGTGATGCATCTGGATGATTGTAACCGAGATCGGTGCTATGCTCGATGAAAGCGGCTCGCTCGGCCTACGGCATTCCACGATCGGGTGCGGCCATTATGTCGGGTGCTGAATCAGCTCTTCCACCTCGGTTTCATCAAGGCTCGTAATCTCCTCGATCAAAATCATCTCAATGGCGAATGCCATCTCACTGACCGTGGGCGCGTCGAAGATAATGGTGATCGGTACATCGGTCTGGAAGAAACGGCGGAGTCGCGCGATGATCTGGATGCCGATCAGCGAATTACCGCCCAGATCAAAGAAGTTATCGTGAATACCTATCTGTTCGATGCGCAGGACATCGCCAATGATATTGACGATCTCCTCCTCCACCTCGTTGCTCGGCGCGACGTACGGGGTACCAAGCGGGGGCCGGGGATAGAGCGGACGCGATTGGCGCTCTTCCTGAAGCTGCTTGAAGACCTCCGCAGCCGAGGATTTGCGGCTGAACTCGACCATCGCGAGCACGTCCTGGGTGGTGACGAAGACATGCGGCACGTCGTGGCTGAGCGCGCGCTGCAAGGCTTCGGCACCCTCATCGAAGCTGATGCCGTACGCGCGGCGTGTTGCAACCAGCATTGCGCGAACGTCTTCGGGAAAGCCGAGCAAGCCCTCCTGCCAGGCATCCCACAGCCACTCGCCCCAGCTTATCGCCACGGTCATGCCGTGATGATGATGGTATCTGCGGGCAAACGCATCGAGAAACGCATTCGCGGCGCAGTAGTCGGCCTGGCCCGGCCCGCCGCCGGTCGCCGATGTCACAGATGAGAAGAGCACCATGAAGTCGAGCGGAACCTCGCGGAGCGCCTGGCTCAAGGCCAGCGTCCCGTACACTTTCGGCGCGAGCACAGCGGCGGCGGCCTCGGTCGTCTTGCGCTGCATAATGCCGACACCCGGAACACCTGCCGCGTGAAGCACGCCGTTGATCGTGCCGAACCGGGCAAGGGCCTGATCGACCACAGCGCGCATCTGGGCGGCGTCAGCCACATCGGCCTGGAGGACCAGCACATCGGTGCGCGCTTCCAACTGCTGAACGATCTTGATGCGGCGGCCAGCGCCCGTGGTGGTATCGGCAGTTTCCAGGATCGTCGACCACTCCTCACGCGGTGGTAAGGGGCTGCGACCAACCAGGACGAGTCGAGCCTGGTAGGTGTCGGCGAGATGCTCGGCCATTGCCAGGCCGATACCGCCCAAACCACCGGTGATCAGGTACACGCCACCGGTACGCAGCCGGCTCGTATTTGACGCGGCGAGCGGCGACGGCTCGTAGGATTGTGCCCAGCGATGCGGCCCTCGCAGAGCCACGATCTGCTCGTCGTCGGACGCAAGCACTTCGGACACCACGCGCTGCGCGAAGGCATCGAGCGCACCATGATCGCCAGGCAGCACGATGTCGATGCTGCGGCTGCTCAGGTTCAGATATTCTTCCCGAACCATACGTATCGGGCCGAGCACGGTCGCTTTGGCTGGACAAAGCTGCTCGGTACCCGTCACTTCCTGCATCTCCGAGGAGATCACGCTGATGTGGCAGTGCTCCAGATCGACTTCGCCGAGCGCCTTGCATAGGGCGAATAGACTGTAGAAGCCATGATCAAGCAGGTTGGCAAGTCCGGCCTCCGTCTCGTCGGCTCCGTTGATTGGCGGCGTCACGTTCCACAGGTGGACGATCTGATCGGGTAGTTTCTGCTCGCGGCTCAACTCGCGCAGCAGCGCATCGTAGTCCTCGCGCTGGCTGGGGCGGATCGTGAAGCTGGTCGGGCCGGTGCGATCGAAGCCGGCTCCTGGGGTGACGGTGACAACGTGCTGCTGATGATGGTCCAGCCGACGTGCCACCGCCTGCCCGATGCCGCACTGGTCAAGGAACAGCAGCCAGCACCTCGGCTGCGCGAGCCGTTCCTGAACGGATGCGATCGTGATCGGGCTGCCGCGCTTCCAGGAGTGCATCGCAAACCAGTTCGTCAGGTCAGGCCGTCGTTCGGTCCGGCTTGACACCTGGACGCTGCTTTTTCCCTGCTTTGGCTCGATCCAGAAGCGCTGGCGCTCGAAGGGATAGGTCGGCAGCGCAATGCGGCGGCGCGTTTCGTCGGCGTAAAAGCCCTGCCAGTCGATCGGCACATCCAGCAGCCACAGCCGTCCCAGCGTCGTCAGCAGCAGCGCCTGATCGTCCTGCCGCTCGTGCCGTCCGCGCAGCGTGTGCAGAATGTGCGACATCCGCTCATGCGTGCAGGCAGGATGCTGCCGCGCGAAGAAGCCCAGCGTTTGGCCGGGGCCAACTTCCAGCAGCGCCAGGTCCGTCTGCTGCAACAGCTCACCCACGCCGTCGGCGAAGCGCACGGTCTGGACCATGTGCTGC comes from the Herpetosiphonaceae bacterium genome and includes:
- a CDS encoding GNAT family N-acetyltransferase; translation: MLQLETARLRLLPCSEEMARAAISQRAELENLVGAHVPAAWPTPDLCDLLPFYADHLARDPAWLGWGVWLLLDDSARTLVGDAGFKGPPDAGTVEIGYGVLPAFQRRGYATEAARALVRWAFAQPQIEQIIAECLADNVPSIRVLQRLGMQPRPPAAPMLRWELRREAAR
- a CDS encoding SDR family oxidoreductase, with amino-acid sequence ACVSGVLTLEDALRLVATRAQLIQQLPAGAMLAVAASEAAVQPYLGDGVCLAVVNSPTACVLAGPPAALAAVSARLEAAEIACRPIETSHAFHSTMLAPIAAQVTALARRLTLSAPRIPYVSNVTGTWITAEQATNPDYWAQHMVQTVRFADGVGELLQQTDLALLEVGPGQTLGFFARQHPACTHERMSHILHTLRGRHERQDDQALLLTTLGRLWLLDVPIDWQGFYADETRRRIALPTYPFERQRFWIEPKQGKSSVQVSSRTERRPDLTNWFAMHSWKRGSPITIASVQERLAQPRCWLLFLDQCGIGQAVARRLDHHQQHVVTVTPGAGFDRTGPTSFTIRPSQREDYDALLRELSREQKLPDQIVHLWNVTPPINGADETEAGLANLLDHGFYSLFALCKALGEVDLEHCHISVISSEMQEVTGTEQLCPAKATVLGPIRMVREEYLNLSSRSIDIVLPGDHGALDAFAQRVVSEVLASDDEQIVALRGPHRWAQSYEPSPLAASNTSRLRTGGVYLITGGLGGIGLAMAEHLADTYQARLVLVGRSPLPPREEWSTILETADTTTGAGRRIKIVQQLEARTDVLVLQADVADAAQMRAVVDQALARFGTINGVLHAAGVPGVGIMQRKTTEAAAAVLAPKVYGTLALSQALREVPLDFMVLFSSVTSATGGGPGQADYCAANAFLDAFARRYHHHHGMTVAISWGEWLWDAWQEGLLGFPEDVRAMLVATRRAYGISFDEGAEALQRALSHDVPHVFVTTQDVLAMVEFSRKSSAAEVFKQLQEERQSRPLYPRPPLGTPYVAPSNEVEEEIVNIIGDVLRIEQIGIHDNFFDLGGNSLIGIQIIARLRRFFQTDVPITIIFDAPTVSEMAFAIEMILIEEITSLDETEVEELIQHPT